The genomic interval gccggcgcggCGGGCCGCCGAGCAGCATTGCCTCCGCCTCCTGGAGCGCGCCTCCACGCCCGCGTCGCTCCTCCAGCCCCTCGCCTTCCTCCTCAAGTGCGGCCTCCACTCCAACCCGCTCGTCCTCACCAGGCTCGTCGCCTGCACGGCCACCGCCGCCCCTGCGCTCCTCGAGCCCCTCGTCGCCGCGCTCCTCCTCCCAAACGTCCCGCTCGACGCCTTCCTCGTCAACACCCTCATCCGCGCCCACGTCGCCTCGCCCATCccctccgcgcgccgccgcgccgcggccTTCTTCCCGCTCATGCTCCGCCGCGGCATCGCCCCCAACAAGTTCACCTTCCCGTTCCTCCTCAAGTCCTGCGCTGCGCATCCGGGGtctcccgccgccggcctccaGGCCCACGCCGCCGCTCTCAAGTTCGGTTTCGCGGCGGACCACTACGTCTCCAACACGCTGATACACATGTACGCCTGCTTCGGCGCGGGGTTCCTCGGTGACGCGCGGAACGTGTTCGAGAGAATGCCCAAGGACAGTGCCGTCACCTGGAGCGCCATGATCGGCGGGTATGTGCGTGGTGGCCTGTCGGGTGATGCAGTCGGGCTGTTCAGGGCGATGCAGGCCAGTGGAGTGCGGCCGGATGAGGTGACCGTGCTCGGGGTCCTGGCGGCCGCTGCTGATTTGGGCGCGCTCGAGCTCACACGGTGGGTTGGGCGGTTTGTGGAGAGGGAGGGGATAGGGAAGTCTGTGACTCTCTGCAATGCGCTGATCGACACGCTCGCCAAGTGCGGGGATGTCGATGGGGCGGTGGCGGTGTTCGAGGGGATGGAGGAGCGGACTGTTGTGTCATGGACATCAGTGATTGATGCACTTGCGATGGAGGGTCGTGGGAAGGAAGCTGTCGGGGTGTTCGAGGAAAT from Lolium rigidum isolate FL_2022 unplaced genomic scaffold, APGP_CSIRO_Lrig_0.1 contig_28943_1, whole genome shotgun sequence carries:
- the LOC124680810 gene encoding pentatricopeptide repeat-containing protein At4g21065-like, giving the protein MRSTKCRPPPRRRLYTTRASHPAPPARRAAEQHCLRLLERASTPASLLQPLAFLLKCGLHSNPLVLTRLVACTATAAPALLEPLVAALLLPNVPLDAFLVNTLIRAHVASPIPSARRRAAAFFPLMLRRGIAPNKFTFPFLLKSCAAHPGSPAAGLQAHAAALKFGFAADHYVSNTLIHMYACFGAGFLGDARNVFERMPKDSAVTWSAMIGGYVRGGLSGDAVGLFRAMQASGVRPDEVTVLGVLAAAADLGALELTRWVGRFVEREGIGKSVTLCNALIDTLAKCGDVDGAVAVFEGMEERTVVSWTSVIDALAMEGRGKEAVGVFEEMKAVGVPPDDVAFIGVLTACSHAGMVAEGRVYFDSMKIEHGIEPKIEHYGCMVDMFGRAGMVEQGLEFVRMMPMKPNPIIWRTLVAACRAHGRLELGESISRDLLNEYPAHEANYVMLSNVFALTQRWKEKSEIRREMSKRGITKVPGCSIVELDGEVHEFIAGDESHPQYKEIYMMVEEMSRELRRIGHIAATSEVLLDLDEEDKEGALQWHSEKLAIAFVLLRTRPGTQVRVVKNLRVCSDCHAAIKCISQIYNREIIVRDRSRFHRFKDGSCSCKDFW